In Lathyrus oleraceus cultivar Zhongwan6 chromosome 2, CAAS_Psat_ZW6_1.0, whole genome shotgun sequence, the DNA window TCAGGCAAAGAAGTCTCTTTCTATGTGATTGAGCAAAACTCCTTAACTTGAGCTTAAGGTGGAAAGTCCTAAACAGGTGTTTAGGAAAGAAAGTCTCGAGTTGGGTgcttgagcattgaagtctcatgcttgcgGGTAAAGTAGGAAGTCCTTAACATCAGCTTAAGACAAGGAAGTCTTGAACGAAGAGTTTAGGCAAGGAAGTATCGATTAGGGGTGATTGAGCAGGAAGTCTCGATCAGGTGCGATTGAGCAAGACGTCTTGAGTTGCTGGCTTAAGCAATTGTAATCAGTCTGATTATAGTTAAAAGCTCTTGTGCTGCAAGGGGACTAGACTACTCTCGGATTGAGAGAAACCATGATATATTGTGTGTATATTTATTTATTTCTGCATTTATATTCCTCTGTGCAAACAAACTCtaaattcaaactcaattttgATTCAGCCTCTTACTTGTATCAGAATATAAGCGTGAAACCTTAGATTCTAAAACAGAGTTGAAGAAAAGAAAGTAAAACTTCTCACTACTGATACTTACTCTAGTATCAGACTCTGGACGTGGTTCAGATTCCGATGTTCCAGAATCAGAAGTGAAAAAAGATATTTTAGTCATacacaattcaccccccccccccccccctcccctCTTGTctatttttctcaccttcactcTTTATCATTTAGTCCCACTGCATCGAGATATAAAAAAATCTCATAAACTAGAGACGGGAGGAAACAAGATCTAGATAAGGGTGATCCCAAAAATAGGTCAAAAGGCCATTGCGCTCATCCCTCGTCAAACCTCCTAATTGTAATTATCTTCTTCGAACTTAAACCAGCATCTTCAAAAAGAAGCATTAGAATATAAAGATGAAATTTAAAATCAAATTAATAAGAACCACATTATTACCCAAACAAAAATTCATCTTAAAATTTTGAAGATTCTATATTAATTAGCAATAATTTAATCGTAATAAAACAAATAAAGATATATTTAATTAAGGATTAACTACAAAAGATCTATTATGAGACCTTATTTATCCCTAAAAAATTTGACTATTTGACTAACATATGTATACTCTAGGAATCAATAACTAGTCATTCACTTTTacattctaaattaaattaaaactTCATTACCTAAATTTTTTCTCATCTTACTTAATTGCATAGAAAAAGAGCCATTAGTTATTATTTATGAAGAGACATTTGGTATGCTAACTAAAAACAAAATGAATGATATTGATATTGTAATTTTTTTTCCTTCTAATAAATTACAATTTTTCTAGATTCTTGTTGTTCAATTTTGATTTTTATAAAATTGATTCATATCGaaatttttctttttaaaatattGAATATTTGATTTTAGTTTTTCAAAATTAATactaaaataaatattaattataGAGACCGATTCTAACATGAAAGAAGTTTATacaaaaattaaacaaaattGAAAGAATCAAAAGCAAAAGATGATatattaaataaaaacaaaaaaataaatttaaaaaaaatacaagGATTAGAATAGTATATTTGCAGGACTAACATCATATTTAAACCAAAATAATTTATTTTCCAGCAGTTCTTAAGGAGAATATTATTCAATTAACATTACATATATGCTTAAAAGAAAGTGCCTCTTTAATAATATTTCAATTAAGCATGCTTATCAGAAACATCAATAAGAGATAAATAAAGTTCTTGAGGTTTGGAAAGCATAGCCATATGATCAGCTCCATTGATCACATTCACAACATCAACTCCAGCATTTTGTATCATCCATTGTTGAAATTCCACAGGAATTGCTAAGTCCTCATTGGCAACAACATAAACACGAGGAACAGATTCATATCCTTTTTTTGAGAAATTCTCTGCCTCAGACAATTCTTCAACAAAGAGTGATCCTGTTCTTCTTAAATTATTAACCAATTCCAAATCCTACAAAGTTTCAACAACCAAACAAGATTGTAAGCAATAATCATTAACATGAGTTGTATCTAGTTAAACTTATTGGGAAGAATCTTTACAAGACTAGTTGCTAAAAATATACCTCTTTGGAACATAGTTGAAAGAAATTTGCGGACAAAAATTTGGATCCAAGAAGCAACAGTGTTTTGTTTCCATGAAATGGAAGCTCAGAGTCTAACCATCCTGTAATTGGATATCTCTCAATATACTATCCATACATAGCATAAAAAATGCACGTTAGAATAGAACTAAGGATTGgaaatatattttattaaaaatgcACAAAATTACTATATGAAATTCTCACCTGTTGTAGGACATAGGATGGTTTGTGGTTGGTATCAGGAATAAAAGCTGCTATGAAAATTCCAACTGCAATTTTTTCTGGGAATTTTTCCATTGCAAGAGCTATACTCATTCCACCAAAGCTATGTCCCACAAGAATCACTTTTTCCTTTGGATCAAGTGAGGCTAACAACTCTAGCAAAGGCTTAGAATAGTCCTCAAAAGTATCAACATCTTCTATTTTTTCTGTCTTGATGCCACAAGCTGCAAGGTCAAGTGCTGTGACTTTGTGACCAAGAGATTCTAATTGTGGTTTTAGTTTGTACCAACACCAGCCACCTATGCAAGCACCATGAACAAGAACAAAATGCTTCTGTTGTTTTTGGTCCATATTTGCTTTAGACATTTTGGATATGTTTTTGATGTTAATTTTATATATAGCAAAATTGAGTTTGGTAGTAGTCCTTTTAGCAAGATAAGGATTTGGTAGCTGTAACAATATTTCTCTCTCtaccttttttctttttcaataaCGTGTCTTATTTTTGCCTTCTAATTAACTCAGTTTTTTCTTCTTTTACTATTGATGAAGTTACGGAATTAAATGCATATTCAATTTCCTTAAGCACGTGGGGTAATAGGTGGATAGCCATATGTCGCTTGGCAGCATAAGCTTGACTTTGGGTAGCTCTCGGTTCTAGTCGGTTTTTTTGGTTTCTCCTAAGTTGTTTTTATAAAGAAGTGACATAGAACAAGAAACTAGGAAAGAAAGATGGATAAGAGACATTTTGTGTTGGTTCATGGAGCATGCCACGGAGCATGGTGTTGGTACAAGGTTGTTGCTCTATTGAAATCTTCTGGACATAAAGTCACAGCATTAGACATGGCTGCTTCTGGTATTCATCCAAAACAAGTGCATGAACTGGATTCCATTGAAGATTATTATGAACCGTTGGTTGAATTTGTAAGGTCATTGCCAGAAGAGGAGAGGGTAATCCTTGTGGGTCATAGCTTTGGTGGGATTTGTATATCTATGGCTATGGAATTATTTCCAAAGAAAATTGCAGTTGCTGTATTTGTTGCAGCTATCATGCCTTCTCCTGATCTATGCTTCATGACTATCCGACAGGAGGTAATTAATTATTTATTGTTGTTTTGTGTTTTCTCGTATTTCTTAGTATATCATGTTGGATGAAAGTGTCCTAAGATGAGTTAGACTTTTTAAGAATAAAGTTTTGATTTGGTTTAAAATATTAAAAGTATGAGATGAATTTAAATTGATGTTGCGATTGCGCATCTGGTTGTTGTGATGCTTACGATTGTGGTTGCTGCTAAGTACATGGTAGTTATTGTGGTGTGAAATACTTCTTAGTTTAACAAAATATTTAGAATAGTTAGGGGGTAAAGGGGGCATAACAATGAAGTGGGTTTAGGGGGGCTTGTCACCGCTAAAGCATAACAATGACAAAAAGTCATATCTAAAAAGTTTTCCCTTATTCTAACATTTTataaaaatatcaattttatcTTTATATActtttaattaatttattattcatttttttaatttttttaaaaaaaaaattgtgtgtatcggaagactttacaaaagagttaAGGTAGTCATTTTTTCAAGTATTTTTTTTATATCgaaagactttgcaaaagagtttcggtagtcaatttttgtgtaacggaagactttgcaaaagagtttcggtagtcatttttcaaacattttttaaatatttttttgtgtaccggaagactttgcaaaaaGAGTTCTGATGCTCATTTTTCAAgcattttttaaaatttttttgGTATACCGGAAGACTTTATAAAAAagttccggtagtcaatttttgtaTACCAGAACTtttttgcaaagtcttccggtacatacaaaaaaaattaaaaaatacttGAAAAATACTACCGGAACTCTTTTCCAAACTCTTCCGGTACgcaaaataaaatttaaaaaatatttaaaaataaaataataaattagttaaaaatatataaggataaaatTGGTACTTTTCATAAAATGTAGGGGTACATGGATAAATGTAGGGGTATAAAGTAAAGTTTTCTCATATCTATCTAGTTTAGGACCGCGTGTATCAAAATCCGACAAAAAATAATATGGGTGAGCAAAATAAAAGTGATAGGTTGAAAACCTTGATCCGGCTTGTAAAAAATAAGGGTCTAAATGGGTGATGAgcttggctcattttattattGAGAAAATTGGTAATTCAAGTAGACGTAACTGGTAACTTCGAGGTTGTAATTGATTATCACATCTGACAATGGGTCTTTGTAACCGGTTATCACAAGTCTGTAATCGGCCAACACTCGGGGCAATAGGTTTTTCATAATTGGTTACCAGCAGTGTGTAATCGGTTACTGCATCGAAAAGTTTGTTTTTTCTATTAAGTAGGTTAGTTGTATTGTTGTGTAATGTTGTATAAATACCTCATTGAATTCTCAATGAAAGTAGAGCATTATTCTACCATATTCTCTTTAACTCTTTCATTCTCTCACTATCTCCACACTATTTAATGGTGTTAACTTGTGATTGATTTGCTTTAACATTTGACATCAAGAGTCTGGTTCTTTTATCAAACACAAAGTGTGCGAAAATGCTTTCCATCTCCAATGAACGAATCCCTGCAAATCTCTCGATGTGAAGAATTCTGATAAGTGATACAAACAGATGAAGGTGTTGTTTGTTTGtcaagatgttcttgaagtgatcaagaatGGTGTTAATCCACTTGTAGAAGGTGCAACTGTTGCACAAAGGATTTCACAAAAGGAAGAGAAGACGAAAAACTTCAAAGCTTTGTATGTATTGATGCTGATAACTTTGAGAAGGTTGGCGATTGCACACACTCGCATGAAGCTTGGGAAATTCTGGGGGAAATTTATGCAGAAGCTGATAAGGAAAATGTGATGAGGTTACAAACTTACAAGAGGCAGCTGGAATTGATTTAGATGGAAGAAAAGAAAACTATTATTGAATTCACAACAAGAATCACATGATCGATGAACCAAATGAAGCCTTGTGGAGAGATAATCACTGAGAAGTATGTGGTTGGTAAAATCTTGAGATATTTGACGTCAATATTCGATAGCATGGTAGTAGCAATTGAAGAATACAAGGATCTTTCAATAATGAGCAAAGAAGAATTGCAAAGTTCTCTTGAGGCTCGTGAGCAGAGAATGAAGGAGAGGAATGTTGATAAGGAAAAGGCTGAGATTTCTATGCATGCCCGTTTCGTTGGAAGAGACGAGAAGGTGAAGGGAAAGTTGTCCATGAATATAGGTAGAGGAAACTATCAGAACAATGGTGGAAGTGACTCCCAAAATTCCTTCAATTCAACATTCCAAAAGGGTGAAAGCAACTACAACAGAGGAGGTGGATCAAGTAATTACAAAGGTGGTAACAATATAGGAAGAGGTTGAAGAAAGAAAGTTTGGACATTTTGCTAGTGAATGTAATGCCAACAAGAAAGATTCATAAGAAGTTGAAGCAAAGTTTGCAAGGCAAGGGAATAATGATGAGAACACATTGTTGGTGGTGATCAGTGAAGCATAAAATAACACATGGTGCATCAGTAATCAGTTACCACAGAGGTGTAAGTGATTACTAGATGTGGCAGAGAGGAGTCGTAACCGATTACCAGCCTgtagtaaccggttaccactagTGGAAAATATGATGGTGACTATGAGAGAAGATGCAAAATGCAGCAATCAATGGTACCTTAACTCCGGATGCTCAAATCACATGACGGGAAGGAAGGATTGGTTTGCAAAGATCAACTAAGCCATGAAGAATAAGGTGAAATTCACGAATGATAACACACTAGCAGTGGTTATTGGTGATGTATCAATCAAAAGAAAGAATGATAAGAATTTGTAGATTAAATATGTGTTGTATATTCTTGGAATCAAGTGTAATCTTTTGAATATTGGTCAATTAATTGAAAGGAATTACAATATTCATATGGGAAACAAAGTGCTGAAAGTTATGGATTAAAATGGGAGATTGATCCTAAAGGCCCCTATGGCCAAAATAGAACTTGCATGGTTTAATTGAAAGTAATGGAGAATATGTGTCTTGCAACAGATGCTAGTGGGGAAGAATGGACTTGGCACAATAGGCTTGAGCATATGAATTTCAAAGATCTCAATGATATGTATAAAAACAACATGGTTACAGGGCTACCATTGATCAAAATGCCAACTGAAGTATGTGAAGAGTGTGTGCAAACCAAGAAACACAAAGGAAGTTTTATAAAAGATGTAGGATGCAGAACCAAATGTCATCTTGAGGTGGTTTATTTCGATATTTATGGACCTATGCAAGTAGACTCAATCGAAGGCAATAGGTACTTTATCACTTATTTGATCAAAAGAAAAGATGAGGTGTTTGAAGTGTTAAATAAGTTCAAGTCCATGGTAGAAAGACAAAGTGATCACAAAATCAAAACTTTAAAAACAAATGGTGGAAGTGAATATATCTCAAATGATTTTGGGAAATTTTGTGATTAAGAGGACATTGTACATGAGGTAGTGCCACCTTATACACCTCAATAAAATGGAGTTGCCGAGAGAAAGAATCAATCAATTATGAACACGGTATGAAGCATGTTAGAAGGATAGCACTTGCCaaaagaattatggggagaaaCGGTATACACAACCACACATTTGTTGAATAGGTGTCCAACAAAGAAGCTGAAAAATATTACACCTGAAAAATCATGGTCAAGATTCCAACCAAATATGAGTCACTTAAGGGTGTTTGGTTTGGTGGCATATAGACATGTGAGTTTGAAAAAAATTTAGGATTAAAATtaaagtttaaaaatatttttaaaaatttatagGATTAAGCAGTGGAAAAATAGAATTCAAAAAGTAAAATGCGGAAAGTAAAACTTAAGGGAGAGAAAAGAACATTAAAAGTTATAGAGGCTCGATCAAAAGAAAAAGACATAACCCTCTCCCCAAGAATTTttcttgagagtatccaataaacttAAGAGATTTTAGTAGATTGAACTCtcgaacccccttatacaagTAAAATAAATTTTGTGTctaacttccaaccaaacaacAAACAAGGAGAGAAGGAATGAGTCTTCCTTCCAAATGATGGATCCAATCGGTTAGTCTCCTTTCTACAAGAAACTTGAAGCGGTTAGCCTTCAAGTTTAAAGCAAATATTTTATCACGAGTTAATCTCGAAACGAAACAAGCTTTTAACATTGGGATGAACTTTAATCGAAATTGGTTTTATACCGGGATAACCAAGAACCTATGAGATTTGACCACCGAGATTATCTCTAACCTTTGAAAGCTTTTGAATGGGTTGAACTTTCAAACCTAAACCAAGACTTGATCACACAATCCCCAAACTAAAGCTTTTTACGGTTTTAGCTTCAAACCCAAGCAAATAATCCCTAAATGGATGAATTGTTCAACCGAGGTAAATAAAACTTCCTTAGGGAACTTACAAAAACCGCCTTCCAGAATTACAACTTCTTCACTCGCAAGGTGACTTTCTCAAAACCACTATGACTAAACTTTTAATGAGAGAAAGTAAACAAAAAGAATTTTTAGAGAGAGTGTGAGAAGTGAGAAAATGAAATCATGTTTTCTAAATGTGAAAATACGTAAGAAATGACATttatttataggctagaggttggCATAAAAAAGGAAAAATTTTATGGTCATAGTTGATGTGTCAATCGATTAACATCATGCAACAATAAATTGGTATGCCTAAGTTAATCGATTAACAAGCTCAAAAAGGAAAGGAAAGATACGTATTCGTTTTCCATCATTAAGATCTTTTCCTAATCTCTTAGGGCACATTTTTAAACTAACCCAATCAAATGGGTTaaggtgtcaatcgattggcaaAGACAAAATATTTCTCAGAGCTTTTCTGACAATTCCGAGCTCACAGATATAATGTGGAATTCACAGATATAATCATTTTCattcatcctcaaattctcaaacttagtTATAAGGAGTTACAACCTTGACATGCAAACTTTTGAGGCGCCTTCATATGTAGTTTTGTAAATATCTCATGCTTCTTTAGCTATTGAACATGTGTTGATCAACCTGAACATGTTCTTGTCCACACCATTGAAGATATCATTCAAAGCCTTGGAGTTTCCAAGAACTTCCTCATCTTCGACATCAATCCATTTAGCTTCTGGTTTTAAGCTAGTAGTTCCATCTTCAGAAGTGACCATTGAATGTTTCCATCCTTTTATCACATCTTTCGATGCTTTGTTGCCCATGGATTTGAGAAAGTCTACCATCATAgccttccaataatcataattgGTTCCATATAAGACATGTGGTTTTTTGACTGATCTTCCATCTTTAATTTTCTCCATTTGAGCAGAATTTATCTTTCCTGGAGCTCACCTAACAGGCTAGGGTGTCTACTCTGATGCTAATTGAAATTATGTTCCTCATGGGTCAGATGTCGAACACGACGTCCTAGACAACTAGTTCGACAAGTTGAACCAGAATCACCATAAATAACACAGATTCAATTGTACAAGATGATGGAACATTAAAAGCAATAAAGAATACAACAATTGGTAACTCAGTACGATGCAAACAACACTTACGTCTGAAGTGTTAGCTTccaacccaagaaaggaaattcactattagTAACTTAGTACAATTACTCTTACAAGAAACAAAAAACACTGTGTTTTTCAATGCCTCTTCCTAACACTACCCAATGAATTTCTATTTAggactccccctaaatatgataatccctctcactttctctcaatcactaaaCCCTAGTGATTGGTGATCCACCCAATTGTCAATGCCGAATATaacaactcaactagacaaaccttttatgccaagttactgaaacatagaggtgtacataataatgttgaatttacaactcaactaaaCAAACCTACAACTATAtcaagttactgaaacatatTGTGGTGTACATAAAATAACAAGGACTCTTGTAAACCCCAACACTCTAAAATATTCAATGTGAATGTTTGCTTTCAAATGTAGGGTTGAACTCCTTATATAACATAATAACTTTGGACTTTTCTCCTTGGATATTAGCTTTAATTTTGTCCATAATTAATGCAGAATTTGTTGGATATTATCTGCTCCATAAATCtctccaacaagatatgattTGTTACAATTTAAGTTCAAATTTAAATCTGAATCAATCTTCATTCAACTGCCAAAAAATCACCTAATCATATTTTAGTCTTCTCAACCTTAGGGATGCTTATTGTAAGGATTTTGTTGGAGAGGAAGAGACAATTCTTTATGTTATGAGAGATTGTCGATATGCTAAACCTGTATGGCTTTAGTTTTTGGTAGCACATGACATAAAGTTGTTCTTCGAAGTTATTCTTTCTAACTAGATGAAGCTGATTTGAAGAGGAAATCATGGGAAATGATAATTGGCAATCTTTATGGTCCACCACATGCCATCAACTCTGATATTGGAGGAATCAACAAAATTATACTCCAGATTATGTTGCTCCATATAATTTGGTGGAGAACATAAAGGAAGCAGTAAGATATTACAATCATATCATGCTTATGCAGAAGAAGGTAGTCAATAGAGGTACAAATATTATTGTTGAAGATTCACATAAACCTGATCAGGATTGGATTTACATTAACACTAATGGAGCAGTTGCCAAAAATAATGAAGCTGGTTGTGGAGGTTTGGCTAGGAACATTGAGGGTATCTGGTTGGGAGGTTTCTCTAAAAGGGTTGGCAAGTGTATTGTGCTTCCAGCTGAACTTTGGGGGTGTGTTCGAAGGTTTAAGGCTAGCTCTCTCCAAAGGTTTTAATCGGGTTGAAGTCCAAGTGGATAATCAAGAAGCGACTAATGTAATCTGAGGAAAGAATATCAATTTGAAGGACATGGACATAGTCTACAAAATCAAGACTATCATGACATCTCTTTTGGAGGTCAAAGTTGTGAAGATTTATAAGGAAACCAACAAAAGCATTGATACCTTGGAAAAGTATAACTTGAAGCTCCATGTTTGAGGAATTCTCAAGTTCTTTGATTGTCATGCTTTCATGTATAATGTGTTTCTAAGGGACTCTAGCGGTATTGGTTAATTTGTTATTTTATGTTTTTGGGCTTTTACCCTCCTTGCAAAAAACAACAAATCCAATCTTTAACTCGAAGTCTTCCAAAATGCAGCAGCAATGACCTGTTGCACAAGGCTCAAATGTCGTGCCAACATGTTGTGACATCGCGTTCAGCATGTGTCCCTTCTGCACCTCCATACTGAAGaagaagagcgatccaaaatgcagcagaattttaaaaaaaagtctcctttagtgatccttacaaatgggcattatcagtgatagaatcgttacctcttgtcgtgattgaaacctttgatgcaggtctacggagcaatcacgaacgttgaatgatgacaacgcctctactcagtccacacgaacgaattccttcaatctcagtgttagttgctacgaatgaaggttttgagtgagagagagagagacagagaaacgaaattgcaactgaacaaatgcttctgcacaagggttctatttatagaaccacttgtctgggctgcaagctaaaaagcccacttaagtgtatgtggcccatatcttatgatatgccaaaatcacttaagtgtgtggtaccttaccatatttcgtattctacttaagtacattgtaccttacggtgttctacaattcacttaagtgcaccgtaccttacggtgttccttagttactctatctctcatcaatccgtccttttgtgtgtaaccctgtaggttttcgcgacattagcaattatattaaatcacatatttaacataataaatagtgagcggtatctagcaacatatcactgctacccaagacacgaaaatgtcatgtgatctgacaaatccttttgtgataatacgtatgtgtataattacccttttgcccttatgtctatattgaacacaaggcataaaccgtgtcatccttgtccagttcaatattgggcccgtagacatttatcctattacgcaggatgggcaaattccatctaggtcactcatgtccctcaacatgcttcgtggagtacccatcaattatctttatggtcatccaattacggacaatgtttgatcaacaataa includes these proteins:
- the LOC127123710 gene encoding methyl jasmonate esterase 1; amino-acid sequence: MDKRHFVLVHGACHGAWCWYKVVALLKSSGHKVTALDMAASGIHPKQVHELDSIEDYYEPLVEFVRSLPEEERVILVGHSFGGICISMAMELFPKKIAVAVFVAAIMPSPDLCFMTIRQEVKS
- the LOC127120337 gene encoding polyneuridine-aldehyde esterase, which encodes MSKANMDQKQQKHFVLVHGACIGGWCWYKLKPQLESLGHKVTALDLAACGIKTEKIEDVDTFEDYSKPLLELLASLDPKEKVILVGHSFGGMSIALAMEKFPEKIAVGIFIAAFIPDTNHKPSYVLQQYIERYPITGWLDSELPFHGNKTLLLLGSKFLSANFFQLCSKEDLELVNNLRRTGSLFVEELSEAENFSKKGYESVPRVYVVANEDLAIPVEFQQWMIQNAGVDVVNVINGADHMAMLSKPQELYLSLIDVSDKHA